In the Chthoniobacterales bacterium genome, one interval contains:
- the phnE gene encoding phosphonate ABC transporter, permease protein PhnE: protein MNPPGPLRPPRLGAFHVTLVVALLAVIFSLPALRGSGRDLDHLGNLLGFLERFVPPDFSNWRELGVALLETFQIAVMATLFATLAAVPVAIAASGNLAPRPVVRFARFLLVCIRSIPSLVWALLAVAIFGANPLAGVVGLACYSLGYLGKFFSDAFESTDSEVAEGLRAVGADVVQRFQFGIWPHAKPLLWSQALWMLEYNIRSAAIIGYVGAGGIGVWLQTYQELAQWDRFCAVLCCILVLVLVLDYAGECLRRQFAR from the coding sequence ATGAACCCTCCCGGTCCCCTCAGGCCGCCGCGGCTGGGCGCCTTCCACGTCACCCTCGTCGTCGCCCTTCTTGCCGTCATCTTCTCTCTGCCCGCGCTCCGCGGCTCGGGCCGCGATCTCGATCACCTCGGAAACCTGCTGGGCTTTCTCGAGCGGTTCGTGCCGCCGGACTTTTCCAACTGGCGCGAACTCGGTGTCGCCCTGCTGGAGACCTTTCAGATTGCGGTGATGGCCACGCTCTTCGCCACGCTTGCCGCCGTGCCGGTCGCCATCGCCGCCTCGGGCAATCTCGCGCCGCGGCCCGTCGTGCGCTTCGCGCGCTTCCTGCTCGTCTGCATCCGCTCCATCCCCAGCCTCGTCTGGGCGCTGCTCGCGGTGGCCATCTTCGGCGCCAACCCGCTGGCCGGCGTCGTCGGCCTCGCCTGCTACAGCCTCGGCTATCTCGGCAAATTCTTCAGCGACGCCTTCGAGTCCACCGATTCCGAGGTGGCCGAGGGGTTGCGCGCGGTCGGGGCCGACGTGGTGCAGCGGTTTCAATTCGGCATCTGGCCGCACGCGAAGCCGCTGCTCTGGAGCCAGGCCCTGTGGATGCTGGAATACAACATCCGCAGCGCCGCCATCATCGGCTACGTGGGCGCCGGCGGCATCGGCGTGTGGCTGCAGACCTACCAGGAGCTCGCGCAGTGGGACCGCTTCTGCGCCGTGCTCTGCTGCATCCTCGTGCTCGTGCTCGTGCTCGACTACGCCGGTGAGTGCCTCCGCCGGCAATTCGCGAGGTAG
- a CDS encoding ATP-binding cassette domain-containing protein, whose translation MSEPPPAHVELRGVCVQRGGRPLVDGLDLRLSRGTFLAVVGPSGTGKSSLLACLAGMLEPGAGTITCRDRELRPHTPREFQRRTGIVFQHLRLSPNATVLANVLCGTLGRHPWWRTLAGFPRSDRDEAAGLLDRLELSAYGHVPVRRVSGGERQRVAIARALMQRPELLLADEPVASLDPRLARDVLGLFADGARAHGRTVVCVLHDAELVEEMADAVLTLNRKSPSAWEYRVIRP comes from the coding sequence ATGAGCGAGCCCCCTCCCGCGCACGTCGAGCTTCGCGGCGTCTGTGTGCAGCGGGGCGGGCGTCCGCTCGTGGACGGCCTCGACCTGCGCCTCTCCCGGGGGACGTTTCTCGCCGTGGTCGGGCCCTCCGGCACGGGCAAATCCAGCCTGCTCGCGTGCCTAGCCGGCATGCTCGAGCCGGGCGCCGGCACGATCACCTGCCGCGACCGCGAGCTGCGCCCCCACACGCCCCGCGAGTTCCAGCGCCGCACGGGCATCGTCTTCCAGCACCTGCGCCTGTCGCCCAACGCGACGGTGCTCGCAAATGTGCTCTGCGGCACGCTCGGCCGGCACCCCTGGTGGCGCACGCTGGCGGGATTCCCGCGCAGCGACCGCGACGAGGCCGCCGGCCTGCTCGACCGGCTCGAGCTCTCCGCCTACGGCCACGTGCCCGTGCGCCGCGTCTCCGGCGGCGAAAGGCAGCGCGTGGCCATCGCCCGCGCGCTCATGCAGCGGCCCGAGCTGCTTCTTGCGGACGAGCCCGTGGCCAGCCTTGACCCGCGCCTCGCCCGCGATGTGCTCGGCCTGTTTGCGGATGGCGCCCGCGCGCACGGCCGCACCGTCGTGTGCGTGCTGCACGACGCCGAACTCGTCGAGGAGATGGCCGACGCCGTGCTCACGCTCAACCGCAAGTCCCCGTCCGCCTGGGAATACCGCGTGATCCGGCCATGA
- a CDS encoding phosphate/phosphite/phosphonate ABC transporter substrate-binding protein — protein sequence MRRLFPFLAALLFTAPALPAAGPLSLDKVILALKPDKDPDRMLAERRKLGEALGKLAGKPVEVIVPTSAAVILEGLKNGTIDLAYVSATEMVTIRDAGAGSVLLAGEISGQPHYRSYWVALKGKPYAKVEDLRGKPIAFSSLTSTSGFLIPMVDLKEKGLIEGADPESFFGKGNVWYGIGYVSAIERVLRGEAEAAAVSYYVLDEDKYLTAEQKAKLVKIAEQGPVPTHVVAASSRLSTGDRDALKAALLALREVAGAVSAEIFSADLVEVDGDAHLAPVEKALELLGRRKR from the coding sequence ATGCGCAGGCTTTTCCCTTTCCTCGCCGCTCTCCTGTTCACCGCTCCGGCGCTGCCGGCGGCGGGGCCGTTGTCCCTCGACAAGGTCATCCTCGCGTTGAAGCCCGACAAGGACCCCGACCGCATGCTCGCGGAGCGCCGCAAGCTCGGCGAGGCGCTCGGCAAGCTCGCGGGCAAGCCCGTCGAGGTCATCGTGCCCACGTCGGCGGCCGTCATCCTCGAAGGGCTCAAGAACGGCACCATCGACCTCGCCTACGTGAGCGCGACCGAGATGGTGACCATTCGCGACGCCGGGGCCGGCAGCGTGCTGCTCGCGGGCGAGATTTCCGGCCAGCCGCACTACCGCAGCTATTGGGTCGCCCTGAAGGGCAAGCCCTACGCGAAGGTCGAGGATCTGCGCGGCAAGCCCATCGCGTTCAGCAGTCTCACGAGCACGTCGGGCTTCCTCATCCCGATGGTCGATCTCAAAGAGAAGGGCCTCATCGAGGGCGCGGACCCCGAGTCGTTCTTCGGCAAGGGCAACGTGTGGTATGGCATCGGCTATGTCTCCGCCATCGAGCGCGTGCTCCGCGGCGAGGCCGAGGCCGCCGCCGTGAGCTATTACGTGCTCGACGAGGACAAATACCTCACCGCCGAGCAGAAGGCGAAGCTCGTGAAGATCGCGGAGCAGGGGCCGGTGCCCACGCACGTCGTCGCCGCATCGTCCAGGCTGAGCACCGGCGACCGCGACGCGCTGAAGGCCGCGCTGCTCGCGCTGCGGGAGGTCGCTGGCGCGGTGAGCGCCGAAATCTTCTCCGCCGATCTCGTCGAGGTCGATGGCGACGCGCACCTCGCGCCTGTCGAAAAGGCGCTCGAGCTGCTCGGCCGCCGCAAGCGATGA
- a CDS encoding TonB-dependent receptor → MLTACALGEARAEQEVERLETVEVEADYDTQIDGPFLPDVEGTRINAGKKTSNIKLNDLPEIINDNYRQVVAKTPGLVLAEESSPLVSIGYRGYDPHRMQYFQVLEDGIPIQADMLGYPESYYTPPLDAVERIEFVRGGAALMYGPQPAGALNFVMKKPPLDTPFRLESINTVGSFGLYTNFSSVGGTIGRFGYYGWYDHQQSDGFREANSDFFLNAWGGTFALDATGPRRWYLNLTAYDEVHGEPGGLTLSDGPNAVNYSKDRNATSRFHDRMRVSRYAAALIHEWDVSDRTLLTFRGWWDYYLRYSHRQRGGGFGTLPTGPTAQTNSIETQQFYTFGVEPRIRHDWDLLGQTHTFTGGMMLYNTYSPRTDERGDSPTAMQGAVLNQSNRYSWYYSIFAENRFQLGKLSITPGVRLENIWQSVHEKVNVTKSSSGQGLSSETLYNFVPLFGLGLEYAFTPEIQAYANVSQAYRPPIFTQAVPTSPNTVVDGNLNENFVWNYEVGFRGAPRSWLSWDTSFFLIDSSDQIGTRTADNGNLTVIENAGRAVTYGWDLATELDFVGLADALWNRPPAPVDGLSKDAKAAVVPHRSWVETYGSLKAYTALTLMKAEFVSGPNDGRTPQYSPDYIFRTGVVYDWRGRVKVALMSNFTGSSYADDTNTSQRFIPAYDVWDLTVEAKVYKDTVSVIGGVNNLFDRDYYARIRADGIDPAAPRNWYAGIKVKF, encoded by the coding sequence GTGCTTACCGCATGCGCGCTCGGCGAGGCGCGCGCGGAGCAGGAGGTCGAGCGGCTCGAGACCGTCGAGGTGGAAGCGGATTACGATACGCAGATCGACGGGCCGTTCCTGCCCGATGTCGAGGGCACCCGCATCAACGCGGGCAAGAAGACCTCGAACATCAAGCTCAACGACCTGCCCGAGATCATCAACGACAACTACCGCCAGGTCGTGGCGAAGACGCCGGGCCTCGTCCTCGCCGAGGAATCCTCCCCGCTGGTGAGCATCGGCTACCGCGGCTACGATCCGCACCGCATGCAGTATTTCCAGGTCCTGGAGGACGGCATCCCGATCCAGGCCGACATGCTCGGCTACCCCGAGTCGTATTACACGCCGCCGCTCGACGCGGTGGAGCGCATCGAGTTCGTGCGCGGCGGCGCTGCGCTCATGTATGGCCCGCAGCCGGCGGGCGCGCTCAACTTCGTGATGAAGAAGCCGCCGCTCGACACGCCATTCCGGCTCGAGTCGATCAATACGGTCGGCAGCTTCGGCCTCTACACGAACTTTTCATCCGTTGGCGGCACCATCGGCCGCTTCGGCTACTATGGCTGGTATGACCACCAGCAGAGCGACGGCTTCCGCGAGGCGAACAGCGACTTTTTCCTGAACGCCTGGGGCGGCACCTTCGCCCTCGACGCTACCGGACCGCGCCGCTGGTATCTCAACCTCACCGCCTACGACGAGGTGCATGGCGAACCCGGCGGCCTCACGCTGAGCGACGGGCCGAATGCGGTGAACTATTCCAAGGACCGCAACGCGACCTCGCGCTTCCACGACCGCATGCGCGTGAGCCGCTACGCCGCGGCGCTCATTCACGAATGGGACGTCTCCGACCGCACTCTGCTCACCTTCCGCGGTTGGTGGGACTACTACCTGCGCTACAGCCACCGCCAGCGTGGAGGCGGCTTTGGCACGCTGCCGACGGGTCCGACCGCGCAGACGAACTCCATCGAGACTCAGCAGTTCTACACCTTCGGCGTCGAGCCGCGCATCCGGCACGATTGGGACCTCCTCGGCCAGACGCACACCTTCACCGGCGGCATGATGCTCTACAACACCTACTCGCCCCGCACGGACGAGCGCGGCGATAGCCCGACCGCCATGCAGGGCGCCGTGCTGAACCAAAGCAACCGCTACAGCTGGTATTATTCCATCTTCGCGGAGAACCGCTTCCAGCTCGGCAAGCTCTCCATCACGCCCGGCGTGCGCCTGGAGAACATCTGGCAGTCCGTTCACGAGAAGGTCAACGTCACGAAATCCAGCTCCGGCCAGGGCCTGAGCAGCGAGACGCTCTACAACTTCGTGCCGCTCTTCGGCCTCGGGCTCGAATACGCGTTCACGCCGGAGATCCAGGCCTACGCGAACGTCTCGCAGGCCTACCGCCCGCCGATCTTCACGCAGGCCGTGCCCACCTCGCCGAACACCGTGGTCGATGGCAACCTCAACGAGAACTTCGTCTGGAACTACGAAGTCGGCTTCCGCGGCGCCCCGCGCTCGTGGCTGTCGTGGGATACCAGCTTCTTCCTCATCGACAGTTCCGACCAGATCGGCACGCGCACGGCCGACAACGGCAACCTCACCGTCATCGAAAACGCCGGCCGCGCCGTGACCTACGGATGGGACCTCGCCACGGAGCTCGATTTCGTCGGTCTCGCCGACGCGCTGTGGAATCGCCCGCCCGCGCCGGTGGACGGCTTGTCGAAGGACGCCAAGGCCGCGGTCGTTCCGCACCGCAGTTGGGTCGAGACCTACGGATCGCTCAAGGCCTATACCGCGCTCACGCTCATGAAGGCGGAGTTCGTGAGCGGGCCGAACGACGGCCGCACGCCGCAATACTCGCCCGACTACATCTTCCGCACCGGCGTCGTTTACGACTGGCGGGGCCGTGTGAAAGTTGCGCTCATGAGCAACTTCACCGGCTCCAGTTACGCGGATGACACGAACACGTCCCAGCGCTTCATCCCCGCCTACGACGTGTGGGATCTCACCGTGGAGGCAAAGGTCTACAAGGACACCGTCAGCGTCATCGGCGGTGTGAACAATCTCTTCGACCGCGACTATTACGCGCGCATTCGCGCCGACGGCATCGACCCCGCCGCCCCGCGCAACTGGTATGCCGGCATCAAGGTGAAGTTCTGA
- a CDS encoding MotA/TolQ/ExbB proton channel family protein, translated as MHDRFLEYFLKGGPIMWPLLLTSLVALTVVIERLIFIARERLHRAPETVAAILGAVEHGDADRAVQIGRGSPDFVARTLAYGLAHRDKSLSDALLRAASRELARFNRGIGVLDTVVTLAPLLGLLGTVTGMIRAFGLLGADELGAPAAITGGIAEALIATAFGLGIAIVALIPFNYLNARLEEARLQIQDAASHVELHLARPPAPESLLS; from the coding sequence GTGCACGATCGTTTTCTCGAATATTTTCTCAAAGGCGGCCCGATCATGTGGCCGCTGCTGCTCACCTCGCTCGTTGCGCTCACGGTCGTCATCGAGCGGCTGATTTTCATCGCGCGCGAACGCTTACACCGCGCGCCGGAGACCGTGGCCGCCATTCTCGGGGCCGTGGAGCACGGAGACGCCGACCGCGCCGTGCAGATCGGCCGGGGCTCGCCCGATTTCGTAGCCCGCACGCTCGCCTATGGCCTCGCGCACCGCGACAAGTCGCTTTCCGACGCCCTCCTGCGCGCAGCCAGCCGGGAGCTTGCCCGCTTCAATCGCGGCATTGGCGTTCTCGATACCGTCGTCACCCTCGCCCCGCTGCTCGGCCTGCTCGGCACCGTCACGGGAATGATTCGCGCCTTCGGCCTGCTCGGGGCCGATGAACTGGGAGCGCCCGCAGCCATCACCGGCGGCATTGCCGAGGCGCTCATCGCCACCGCGTTCGGGCTCGGCATCGCCATCGTGGCGCTCATCCCCTTCAACTACCTCAACGCCCGGCTCGAAGAAGCCCGGCTCCAGATTCAGGACGCCGCCTCTCACGTCGAGCTGCACCTCGCCCGCCCGCCCGCGCCGGAATCCCTGCTTTCATGA
- a CDS encoding biopolymer transporter ExbD, giving the protein MTIPSPRASRKARIEIVPLIDIIFFLLATFVMVSLSMVKNQGIPVNLPAAATSEPQERADPATVTLAADGTLFFNKEAVTREELGARLQALKAGDPAPRVFINGDARAEFGQAVAVLDEARRLGILKVAIETTSAR; this is encoded by the coding sequence ATGACCATTCCCTCGCCCCGGGCCAGCCGCAAAGCGCGCATCGAGATTGTCCCGCTCATCGACATCATTTTTTTTCTGCTGGCAACGTTTGTCATGGTTTCCCTCTCCATGGTCAAAAACCAGGGCATTCCCGTGAATCTCCCCGCTGCGGCCACCAGCGAACCGCAGGAGCGAGCCGATCCGGCGACCGTCACCCTCGCGGCCGACGGAACGCTTTTTTTCAACAAGGAGGCCGTCACCCGCGAGGAGCTCGGCGCCCGGCTCCAGGCGCTCAAGGCCGGCGACCCCGCACCGCGCGTCTTCATCAACGGCGATGCCCGGGCGGAATTCGGCCAGGCGGTCGCCGTTCTCGACGAAGCGCGCCGCCTCGGCATCCTCAAAGTCGCCATCGAAACCACCTCGGCGCGATGA
- a CDS encoding energy transducer TonB translates to MTPDRPGRWYLAAFLLAAGAHAALFTALPTRQAPVAAPAPGNAAPAEVELVAARPLEPLPPEPPPAPLPEPTEVPPEPEPAPESPPDSAAEPPPTPVATPEMPLPKPAPRAPAPPKNSTPSRKIAPRAASAKPAVGGSPGSSSGAVHEARPDTPRNRAPRYPEIARRNAWEGRVIVRASVTPAGRVSAVSLHRGSGHAVLDNTALQAVRGWLFLPKTVGGQAVASVVEVPVNFSLRR, encoded by the coding sequence ATGACCCCCGACCGGCCAGGCCGCTGGTATCTGGCCGCTTTCCTCCTCGCCGCCGGCGCGCACGCCGCTCTCTTCACGGCGCTGCCCACCCGCCAGGCGCCTGTCGCCGCTCCCGCTCCCGGCAACGCCGCGCCCGCGGAGGTGGAACTTGTCGCCGCCCGCCCGCTCGAACCCCTGCCGCCCGAACCGCCGCCGGCGCCTTTGCCCGAGCCGACGGAAGTTCCCCCGGAGCCCGAACCTGCTCCGGAATCCCCCCCGGATTCCGCAGCCGAACCGCCGCCAACGCCCGTCGCCACGCCCGAGATGCCTCTCCCAAAGCCCGCGCCCCGAGCCCCGGCTCCGCCCAAAAACTCGACTCCTTCGCGAAAAATCGCGCCGAGGGCGGCCTCGGCCAAACCAGCGGTCGGCGGCTCCCCGGGCAGCTCCTCCGGCGCCGTGCACGAAGCCCGGCCCGACACACCGCGCAACCGTGCTCCGCGTTACCCTGAGATCGCCCGCCGCAACGCCTGGGAAGGCAGGGTCATCGTGCGGGCGTCGGTCACCCCTGCGGGCCGCGTCTCGGCCGTGAGCCTGCACCGCGGCTCCGGCCACGCCGTGCTCGACAACACGGCGCTCCAGGCCGTGCGCGGATGGCTCTTCCTGCCAAAAACCGTCGGCGGCCAGGCCGTCGCCAGCGTCGTCGAGGTGCCGGTCAATTTTTCGCTGCGGCGATGA
- a CDS encoding rRNA adenine N-6-methyltransferase family protein, with protein MQFFKEALFAPHTTGAIAPSSKHLARVIVEKAGVTDAERILEIGPGTGAFTGHILKQKKRDAHFVAIERNPNFATDLKGRFPHARIVEGCATELRDHATAHAFTEADSIVSGLPWTIFDPKLQYTILGGIHDVLGKGGTFATFAYFGSHWMPGGQNFRNLLRSVFPNTRTSNVVLRNLPPAFVYYCRK; from the coding sequence ATGCAATTTTTCAAGGAAGCCCTCTTCGCCCCTCACACCACCGGCGCCATCGCGCCCTCTTCGAAACATCTCGCCCGCGTCATCGTGGAAAAGGCGGGCGTCACCGATGCCGAGCGGATCCTCGAGATCGGCCCCGGCACGGGCGCCTTCACCGGGCACATCCTGAAGCAGAAAAAGCGCGACGCGCATTTCGTGGCGATCGAGCGCAATCCAAATTTCGCGACCGATCTGAAAGGCCGTTTCCCCCATGCGCGGATCGTCGAGGGCTGCGCCACGGAACTCCGCGATCACGCGACGGCGCACGCATTCACCGAGGCAGACAGCATCGTCTCCGGCCTGCCCTGGACGATCTTCGACCCGAAGCTCCAATACACGATCCTCGGCGGCATTCACGACGTGCTCGGCAAGGGCGGCACGTTCGCGACGTTTGCCTACTTCGGCTCGCACTGGATGCCGGGCGGCCAGAATTTCCGGAACCTCCTGCGGAGCGTCTTCCCGAATACCCGCACGTCGAACGTCGTGCTGCGGAACCTCCCGCCGGCGTTCGTTTACTACTGCCGCAAGTAG